One segment of Arcanobacterium haemolyticum DSM 20595 DNA contains the following:
- a CDS encoding ABC transporter substrate-binding protein encodes MSTPTQQRTFSFAAIIAMLVAAAFLLVGCSSATPAKDSTKPDVSSSATETKKSKQPKATKIVALDWRYEEILHALDVKPVGIVEIGKSAEPATLKGKLSGSTSVGQAKQPNLEVIQSLEPDLILASPTRHAAIMDQLKEIAPTEAYSDATYSDVLDSMDAIAAKVGAEKKATEVRKRIEDKIAKAHAKVKPGTRAALIGWSKNTLYTWIKDSFAGSLLTAAGYDYGYDGEKSAIESKTDVAELTGDKLPEMKLDVMYLYNDIEGFRSSPYAGVVPQIVDVEQDTWSRARGPLAAEAMLDQIINQ; translated from the coding sequence ATGTCCACTCCAACCCAGCAGCGTACCTTCTCATTCGCTGCCATTATCGCAATGTTGGTTGCAGCAGCCTTCCTCCTTGTTGGCTGCTCAAGCGCCACGCCAGCAAAGGATTCCACGAAACCAGATGTCTCATCGTCGGCAACAGAAACCAAAAAGTCAAAGCAACCAAAAGCCACCAAAATTGTGGCTCTCGATTGGCGCTATGAAGAAATCTTGCACGCGCTCGACGTGAAGCCAGTAGGCATTGTCGAAATCGGCAAGTCGGCCGAACCAGCCACGCTCAAAGGCAAGTTGAGCGGCAGCACCTCGGTTGGCCAAGCAAAGCAGCCAAACCTGGAAGTGATCCAGTCCCTCGAACCTGATCTAATCTTGGCTAGCCCAACTCGCCATGCTGCAATCATGGATCAGCTGAAAGAAATCGCCCCAACCGAAGCCTATTCGGACGCAACATACAGCGACGTACTCGATTCGATGGATGCAATCGCAGCGAAGGTGGGCGCAGAAAAGAAGGCCACCGAAGTCCGCAAGCGTATCGAAGATAAGATCGCCAAGGCCCATGCCAAAGTGAAGCCGGGTACGCGTGCGGCGCTTATCGGCTGGTCAAAGAACACGCTCTACACCTGGATCAAGGATTCATTCGCAGGCTCGCTCCTCACCGCCGCAGGATACGATTACGGTTACGACGGCGAAAAGTCCGCCATCGAATCCAAGACAGACGTTGCCGAACTCACCGGCGATAAGCTCCCAGAAATGAAACTTGACGTCATGTACCTCTACAACGATATCGAAGGCTTCCGTTCCAGCCCATATGCAGGTGTGGTTCCGCAGATCGTGGATGTGGAGCAGGATACGTGGTCGCGTGCTCGTGGTCCGCTTGCTGCAGAGGCCATGCTCGATCAAATTATCAATCAGTAA
- a CDS encoding leucyl aminopeptidase, translating into MTTFEFSTQLDLNSNLALAVTTKDDALTVVSPVDAEFGAKVVQALETLDFCGKPLATTTIVNPADPSKIVIAVGLCEEHETESLRHMAGVAGRAAAGRDSLVVCFPHSSEAQAQAIVEGGALGAYVFDSYKKPAKAPVEKIVVVSEAGTDSALERGMILSEAVNAVRDLENTTPNYLNPVTFAEKAVEEAEAAGLSVKVYAGDELEKEKLAGLIQVGRGSESAPRLVRIEYSPADAEGFTTLVGKGITFDTGGYSLKPSSAITEMKTDMTGAATVLHAVIAAAKLGLKRRVVAWLCLAENMVSGAAGRPDDVIVYRNGISVEINNTDAEGRLVMADGLIMGCEEQPDEIIDIATLTGAQMVALGNRTTGIMGTEAVRDSIVAAANNAGEPAWGMPLPAELRSSLDSDCADMKNSGSRYGGMLVAGLFLKEFVGETPWAHIDIAGPSFNREAAWGYQPKGATGVMLRTLVEHLGR; encoded by the coding sequence ATGACTACTTTTGAATTTTCAACACAATTAGATCTGAACTCTAACCTTGCACTCGCTGTGACCACGAAAGATGACGCCCTCACGGTTGTCTCCCCAGTTGATGCAGAATTTGGCGCGAAGGTTGTTCAGGCACTCGAAACCCTCGATTTCTGTGGCAAGCCACTTGCTACTACCACCATTGTGAACCCAGCCGATCCAAGCAAGATCGTTATTGCCGTTGGCCTGTGCGAAGAACACGAAACTGAATCACTTCGCCACATGGCTGGTGTTGCCGGGCGTGCGGCGGCTGGCCGTGATTCGCTGGTTGTGTGCTTCCCGCACTCCTCTGAAGCACAAGCTCAGGCAATTGTTGAGGGTGGAGCACTCGGCGCCTACGTGTTCGATTCCTACAAGAAACCAGCCAAGGCTCCTGTAGAAAAGATCGTTGTTGTTTCTGAAGCCGGCACCGATTCGGCCCTCGAACGCGGCATGATCCTCTCCGAAGCCGTGAACGCCGTTCGCGATCTCGAAAACACCACGCCAAACTACCTCAACCCGGTGACCTTCGCAGAGAAGGCCGTTGAAGAAGCCGAAGCCGCTGGGCTCAGCGTTAAAGTTTACGCAGGCGACGAACTCGAGAAGGAAAAGCTTGCTGGTTTGATTCAGGTGGGCCGCGGATCCGAATCTGCCCCACGCCTTGTTCGCATAGAGTACTCCCCCGCAGATGCCGAAGGCTTCACCACACTTGTTGGCAAGGGCATCACCTTCGATACCGGCGGTTACAGCCTCAAGCCCTCCTCCGCTATCACCGAGATGAAGACTGACATGACAGGCGCCGCCACCGTGCTCCACGCCGTGATCGCCGCCGCGAAGCTCGGACTCAAGCGCCGCGTTGTGGCATGGCTGTGCTTAGCAGAAAACATGGTATCCGGTGCTGCTGGCCGCCCAGATGACGTGATCGTGTACCGCAACGGCATCTCCGTGGAAATCAACAACACTGATGCTGAAGGCCGCCTTGTTATGGCCGATGGGCTTATCATGGGCTGCGAAGAACAGCCAGATGAAATCATCGATATCGCCACCCTGACCGGAGCCCAGATGGTTGCCTTGGGCAACCGCACCACCGGCATCATGGGCACCGAAGCCGTTCGCGATTCCATCGTTGCTGCCGCCAACAACGCCGGAGAACCTGCCTGGGGCATGCCGCTCCCAGCAGAGCTTCGTTCTTCCCTCGACTCCGATTGCGCAGACATGAAGAACTCCGGCTCCCGCTACGGCGGCATGCTTGTTGCTGGCCTCTTCCTCAAGGAATTCGTTGGCGAAACACCATGGGCGCACATCGACATCGCTGGTCCATCATTCAACCGCGAAGCCGCATGGGGCTACCAGCCAAAGGGCGCAACCGGTGTTATGCTCCGTACCCTGGTTGAGCACTTGGGGCGCTGA
- a CDS encoding DUF3043 domain-containing protein, producing MFGHKEDSAQQAMTPDTTAPEKGRTPGKGVPTPRRKDAEKARRRPIVASTAALTKEEKRKLKAENRAKNNELYYKQQTAMRTGDEKNMPPAHRGHVRRWGRDYIDAAAPLGQWFMPLVIPLLLLAAFMSYWPLLAFWATIGIYIIFLLMVIQLAWIVRNAKILAAHKFGKEEIPNGFAMQLFSRGMYMPRWRLPSPQVKRGEYPAGATAADLSAAKAAKKTR from the coding sequence GTGTTCGGTCACAAAGAAGACTCTGCGCAACAGGCCATGACGCCTGATACCACCGCCCCAGAAAAGGGCCGTACCCCAGGCAAAGGCGTCCCAACGCCCCGCCGAAAAGACGCAGAAAAAGCACGCCGCCGGCCAATCGTTGCTTCAACCGCAGCGCTCACCAAAGAAGAAAAGCGCAAGCTCAAAGCAGAAAACCGCGCGAAGAACAACGAACTGTACTACAAGCAGCAAACCGCTATGCGCACAGGCGATGAAAAGAACATGCCGCCAGCACACCGCGGGCACGTACGCAGATGGGGCCGCGATTACATCGACGCCGCCGCCCCACTCGGCCAATGGTTCATGCCGCTGGTTATCCCGCTACTCTTGCTTGCCGCATTCATGTCATACTGGCCACTCCTGGCTTTCTGGGCCACAATCGGCATCTACATCATCTTCCTGCTCATGGTGATTCAACTGGCATGGATCGTGCGCAACGCTAAGATCCTGGCCGCCCACAAGTTTGGGAAAGAAGAAATTCCAAACGGGTTCGCCATGCAACTCTTCTCCCGCGGAATGTACATGCCACGCTGGCGGCTTCCTTCGCCGCAAGTCAAGCGCGGCGAATATCCAGCAGGCGCAACTGCCGCTGATCTAAGTGCGGCAAAGGCCGCAAAAAAGACGCGCTAA
- a CDS encoding dipeptidase: protein MISSRVDDAMPAILDELKEFVAIESISASSFDQNTLKESAAWIASRVEKLGLDTEVIQIETEDGLVGRPAILASRPAEPGKPTVLLYAHHDVQPVGELSEWDSEPFDAVERDGRLYGRGTADDKAGVLVHLAAIEAAEPGVGIRLFIEGEEEVGSPTFVAFLEKYRERLEADVIVVADSSNWKVGVPALTTSLRGVVQLEVSIKVLDHALHSGFFGGPVLDAVVVASRLISTLHDDAGNVAVAGLLQEDSTQVDYPEDDFRRDAGVLDGVQLAGSGSFTSRLWTKPAISVIGMDVTPVAISSNTIIPSVDLAISMRVAPGQDSREAAELLAQHLRDHVPFGAQIEVTIAEAGSAFSAGEDTEATEMARWALKEAWGVDPVDIGQGGSIPFIADLAKAFPRAQILVTGIEDPDTRAHSANESLHIEDFRNAIVAQALLMSRLAE, encoded by the coding sequence ATGATTAGTTCTCGCGTCGATGACGCCATGCCAGCAATTTTGGACGAGTTGAAGGAATTCGTTGCAATTGAGTCGATTTCGGCGTCGTCTTTTGATCAGAATACGTTGAAGGAGTCCGCTGCGTGGATTGCTTCGCGGGTGGAAAAGTTGGGTTTGGATACTGAGGTTATTCAGATTGAGACTGAGGATGGTTTGGTTGGGCGTCCGGCTATTCTTGCGTCGCGTCCGGCAGAGCCTGGGAAGCCTACGGTTTTGTTGTATGCTCACCACGATGTTCAGCCTGTGGGCGAGTTGTCTGAGTGGGATTCGGAGCCGTTTGATGCGGTTGAGCGCGATGGGCGTTTGTATGGCCGTGGTACTGCGGATGATAAGGCTGGGGTTTTGGTTCATTTGGCGGCGATTGAGGCTGCGGAACCTGGCGTTGGTATTCGTCTGTTTATCGAGGGCGAAGAGGAAGTTGGTTCTCCAACGTTTGTTGCGTTCTTGGAGAAGTATCGTGAGCGTTTGGAAGCTGACGTTATTGTGGTGGCCGATTCGTCGAATTGGAAGGTTGGCGTTCCTGCGTTGACTACCTCGTTGCGTGGCGTTGTCCAGCTTGAGGTGTCGATTAAGGTATTGGATCACGCGTTGCATTCTGGTTTCTTTGGTGGTCCGGTTCTCGACGCCGTTGTGGTTGCGTCGCGTTTGATTTCTACGTTGCATGACGACGCCGGTAACGTCGCTGTTGCTGGCCTTCTCCAAGAAGATTCGACTCAGGTTGATTATCCTGAGGATGATTTCCGCCGTGATGCAGGCGTTTTGGATGGCGTGCAGTTGGCGGGTTCGGGTTCGTTCACGTCGCGTTTGTGGACGAAGCCAGCAATTTCTGTGATCGGTATGGATGTAACTCCTGTTGCGATTTCATCGAATACGATTATTCCGTCTGTTGATTTGGCGATTTCTATGCGCGTTGCACCGGGCCAGGATTCGCGCGAGGCGGCTGAATTGTTGGCTCAGCATTTGCGTGATCATGTGCCGTTTGGCGCCCAGATTGAGGTGACGATCGCTGAGGCGGGTTCGGCATTCTCTGCAGGTGAGGATACTGAAGCGACTGAGATGGCACGCTGGGCGTTGAAAGAAGCGTGGGGTGTAGATCCTGTGGATATCGGCCAGGGTGGTTCGATTCCGTTCATTGCCGATTTGGCAAAGGCGTTCCCGCGGGCACAGATTCTTGTGACGGGTATTGAAGATCCTGATACTCGTGCGCACTCTGCGAACGAATCGTTGCACATTGAGGATTTCCGGAATGCGATTGTTGCGCAGGCTCTCCTCATGTCCCGGTTGGCAGAGTAA
- the erpA gene encoding iron-sulfur cluster insertion protein ErpA: protein MSEIATHAVNLTDVAAVKVKSLLEQEGRDDLRLRVAVQPGGCSGLMYQLYFDERLLDGDAVVNFDGVEVVVDRMSVPYLDGATIDFADTIERQGFTIDNPNAQGSCACGESFH from the coding sequence ATGAGCGAAATCGCAACACACGCAGTGAACCTCACCGATGTTGCTGCAGTCAAAGTTAAGTCTTTGCTAGAACAAGAAGGCCGTGACGATCTGCGCTTGCGCGTAGCAGTCCAGCCAGGCGGCTGCTCTGGCCTGATGTACCAACTGTACTTCGATGAGCGCCTGCTGGATGGCGACGCCGTTGTAAACTTTGATGGTGTTGAGGTTGTTGTTGATCGTATGTCAGTCCCATACCTCGATGGCGCAACCATCGATTTTGCGGACACGATCGAACGCCAAGGATTCACAATCGACAATCCAAATGCCCAAGGTTCTTGCGCATGCGGTGAATCTTTCCACTGA
- a CDS encoding FKBP-type peptidyl-prolyl cis-trans isomerase, producing MKKRSIIALFAAAMLGLSGCSDPAGSTAGSSQSAADKKPGTEMPTVKEAGKETRLEFPKSNPPKGLQKTVIAEGEGRVIEENDFVVANYVGQVWGNKKPFDSSFTRGEGTGFSLQQVIAGWTKGLAGLKPGAKVILSIPSEMGYGPQGGNAQAGIGKDDTIAFYVEILAAYGVNQAGDPNAKVETDVASLPVEITGELGKPITVKVKDGVASPTEVSTTVIARGSGPEIGGEGSNFYIQYAMSLVNNSKAEKSYGESGPIRSTIGRGSIFDGLKGVPVGSRVLIMAPAKGQDANQPGYAVVVDVLGVD from the coding sequence GTGAAGAAGCGATCCATCATTGCGTTGTTCGCTGCCGCCATGCTGGGCTTGTCCGGATGTTCGGATCCTGCCGGATCTACGGCCGGTTCATCGCAGAGCGCGGCTGATAAGAAGCCTGGCACTGAAATGCCAACTGTCAAAGAAGCAGGTAAGGAAACTCGCCTCGAATTCCCTAAATCGAATCCGCCGAAGGGCCTTCAAAAAACCGTTATTGCTGAAGGCGAAGGGCGCGTTATTGAAGAAAACGATTTTGTGGTTGCCAACTATGTTGGCCAAGTGTGGGGGAATAAAAAACCATTCGATTCGTCATTCACACGTGGTGAAGGAACGGGTTTTTCACTCCAGCAAGTTATCGCAGGCTGGACTAAAGGTCTTGCAGGCTTGAAGCCAGGCGCCAAGGTGATTCTTTCTATCCCATCAGAAATGGGATACGGTCCCCAGGGCGGTAACGCACAGGCTGGCATCGGTAAAGACGATACGATCGCGTTCTACGTTGAGATCTTGGCGGCCTACGGTGTAAACCAAGCTGGCGATCCAAACGCTAAGGTTGAAACAGACGTAGCATCTTTACCAGTAGAAATTACGGGTGAACTTGGTAAACCAATTACCGTTAAGGTTAAAGATGGCGTAGCCAGCCCAACCGAAGTTTCTACCACTGTGATTGCACGCGGTTCTGGGCCGGAAATTGGCGGTGAAGGATCTAACTTCTACATCCAGTACGCGATGTCTCTTGTTAATAATTCCAAAGCGGAAAAGAGCTATGGAGAATCCGGTCCTATCCGTTCCACGATCGGACGCGGATCGATCTTCGATGGTCTCAAAGGTGTCCCTGTAGGATCGCGCGTTCTCATCATGGCACCAGCAAAGGGCCAAGATGCTAACCAGCCTGGTTATGCGGTTGTTGTTGATGTGCTTGGTGTTGACTAA
- a CDS encoding superoxide dismutase, with translation MSIYTLPELPYDYSALEPHISGKIMELHHDKHHAAYVTGANAALENLAAAREAGDLSKVNQFSKDLAFNLGGHTNHSIFWKNLSPQGGGEPEGELLEAIKDAFGSFDAFKKHFTAAATGIQGSGWAVLAFDTISGKLNVFQLFDQQSNVPVATVPLFMVDMWEHAFYLDYLNVKADYVKAIWNLVNWEDVAARLEEAKQAKIVLG, from the coding sequence ATGTCGATTTACACCCTTCCAGAGCTTCCCTACGACTACTCAGCTCTAGAACCACACATTTCCGGTAAGATTATGGAGCTTCACCACGATAAGCACCATGCCGCGTACGTCACCGGCGCAAACGCTGCACTTGAAAACCTCGCAGCAGCACGCGAAGCAGGCGATCTTTCCAAGGTCAACCAGTTCTCCAAGGATTTGGCATTCAACCTTGGTGGCCACACCAACCACTCCATCTTCTGGAAGAACCTTTCCCCTCAAGGTGGCGGCGAACCAGAGGGCGAACTCCTTGAAGCAATCAAGGATGCATTCGGTTCGTTCGATGCATTCAAGAAGCACTTCACCGCAGCAGCAACTGGCATCCAGGGTTCTGGCTGGGCAGTGCTCGCATTCGATACCATTTCCGGCAAGCTCAACGTGTTCCAGCTTTTCGATCAGCAGAGCAACGTTCCAGTAGCAACCGTTCCACTCTTCATGGTTGATATGTGGGAGCACGCCTTCTACCTTGATTACCTCAACGTCAAGGCTGACTATGTGAAGGCAATCTGGAACCTTGTGAACTGGGAAGATGTTGCTGCTCGCCTTGAAGAAGCCAAGCAGGCAAAGATCGTTCTTGGCTGA
- a CDS encoding response regulator transcription factor, whose product MDTTKKILVYSDNSDVRESVKRAVGRKVGHTSTPIEWVEGATPDGTILKIREAEEACEPFDLLILDAETPKLGGIGLGKMVRDEINEEIPYIVLIARPQDEWLARVARPEAILNYPTDLPQLTTSVESLIG is encoded by the coding sequence ATGGATACCACTAAGAAGATTCTGGTTTACTCAGATAACTCTGATGTTCGCGAATCTGTGAAGCGTGCTGTAGGCCGGAAAGTTGGCCACACATCCACTCCGATCGAATGGGTTGAGGGCGCAACTCCAGATGGCACGATTTTGAAGATTCGTGAAGCAGAAGAAGCATGTGAACCCTTCGATCTTCTTATTCTTGATGCAGAAACTCCAAAGCTTGGCGGTATCGGGTTGGGCAAGATGGTACGCGATGAAATCAATGAAGAGATTCCATACATCGTGCTCATCGCACGCCCACAAGATGAGTGGCTTGCACGGGTTGCACGCCCAGAAGCTATCCTCAATTACCCAACAGATCTCCCGCAGCTCACCACTTCTGTAGAATCGCTTATCGGCTGA
- a CDS encoding DEDD exonuclease domain-containing protein, translating to MKAIRTDRPGARIDTDAGVPHRRGKIVPETEQLSFDDLGLPLHDATFLVVDVETTGEKPGLHSLTEIGAVKVRGGTVIGEFGSLVNPGVPIPAFITRLTGITTGMVATAPSLGEVLVSFIEFVGGDPDLIFVAHNAPFDMGQLRGAASALGLAFPNRKVIDTVKLSRRVFMKDEVPNHKLSTLARFVNATISPSHRALDDARATVDVLHAILGRLGSLGVTHVDDLMVAHSRVPGKRRMKARLADDLPAGPGVYQFIGPNDEVLYIGTSSNVYKRVRSYFTAAEKRKRIGEMVDLATRVDAIPTHTVLEAQILEIRLIRDIQPPYNRRSKPRSRYWVTLTDEHHPRLSITNVATFGELGNILGPFNRKRHALGAGELIAGYSGIRTCTQILPAVPARISGCHLAEFGACSAPCVTGRVQEDSLTKVRTVLHGDLDDLYEATLEKMQHLASAERFESATDQRERLYGTVGGAVAQAKYVPLIHAGRIIAAAPAERPDSWEVIVVDYGVFNTSAIITSVAGIHAFADHYDAEHPLPPAPDRPFDHTSTDELGCLNAWLWRDGTRIVRVSNPEALSVPVNHAQKINLPIIPGLDPAMWEV from the coding sequence ATGAAAGCAATTCGAACGGATCGGCCAGGTGCACGCATCGATACTGATGCTGGCGTGCCACATCGGCGTGGGAAGATCGTGCCGGAAACGGAACAGTTGAGTTTTGATGATCTCGGATTACCATTGCACGATGCCACGTTTTTAGTGGTTGATGTGGAAACTACTGGTGAAAAACCGGGGTTGCATTCGCTTACTGAAATCGGCGCGGTGAAAGTACGTGGCGGCACTGTTATTGGCGAATTTGGTTCGCTCGTTAATCCGGGTGTTCCTATTCCAGCCTTTATTACCCGGCTTACTGGGATCACTACCGGAATGGTTGCTACTGCCCCATCGCTCGGCGAAGTGTTGGTGTCGTTTATCGAATTCGTGGGCGGGGATCCCGATCTGATTTTTGTGGCGCATAATGCTCCGTTTGATATGGGTCAGCTCCGTGGGGCTGCTAGTGCGTTGGGGCTGGCTTTCCCCAACCGGAAAGTTATAGATACGGTGAAGCTTTCCCGCAGAGTGTTTATGAAGGATGAGGTTCCTAATCACAAACTCTCTACGTTGGCTCGGTTTGTGAATGCCACTATTTCGCCATCTCATCGGGCACTGGACGATGCTCGAGCAACAGTTGATGTTCTGCATGCGATATTAGGGCGGCTAGGTTCGCTTGGTGTGACGCATGTTGATGATCTGATGGTGGCTCATTCGCGGGTGCCTGGAAAACGCAGAATGAAGGCACGGCTTGCGGATGATCTACCTGCTGGGCCTGGAGTGTATCAGTTTATTGGGCCAAACGATGAGGTGTTATATATTGGCACGTCATCCAACGTTTATAAGCGCGTTCGTTCGTATTTTACCGCTGCGGAAAAACGGAAGCGTATCGGTGAAATGGTTGATCTGGCCACGCGCGTGGACGCGATTCCTACCCATACTGTGTTGGAAGCGCAGATCCTGGAAATTCGGCTTATTCGCGATATTCAGCCACCGTATAACCGCAGATCTAAACCACGCTCTAGGTATTGGGTTACGTTAACGGATGAACATCATCCTCGGCTTTCTATCACTAACGTGGCTACGTTTGGCGAACTAGGAAATATTCTTGGGCCGTTCAACAGGAAACGTCATGCACTTGGCGCCGGTGAACTTATCGCAGGATATTCGGGTATTCGTACCTGTACGCAGATTCTCCCAGCAGTTCCTGCACGTATTTCTGGTTGTCACCTGGCGGAGTTTGGGGCGTGTTCCGCGCCGTGTGTTACGGGGCGGGTACAGGAAGATTCTCTTACCAAAGTTCGAACGGTGTTACATGGAGATCTTGACGATCTTTATGAAGCAACGTTGGAAAAGATGCAGCATCTTGCTTCTGCTGAACGTTTTGAAAGTGCAACAGATCAACGTGAACGGCTCTATGGAACTGTTGGCGGAGCAGTTGCTCAAGCTAAATATGTGCCGCTTATCCACGCGGGAAGAATTATCGCGGCAGCCCCTGCCGAACGGCCGGATTCATGGGAAGTAATCGTGGTTGATTACGGCGTTTTTAACACGTCAGCTATCATCACTAGTGTTGCGGGGATTCATGCGTTCGCGGATCATTACGATGCGGAGCATCCGTTGCCCCCGGCACCTGATCGGCCTTTCGATCACACGTCTACAGATGAATTGGGATGCTTAAACGCATGGCTGTGGCGCGATGGAACACGGATAGTCCGTGTATCCAATCCGGAAGCGCTATCTGTGCCTGTTAACCATGCACAAAAAATTAACCTCCCAATCATTCCTGGATTAGATCCAGCGATGTGGGAGGTATGA
- a CDS encoding pyrophosphate--fructose-6-phosphate 1-phosphotransferase, producing MTIRRVAILTAGGFAPCLSTAVGGLIEHYTKELPEAEIIGYQYGYHGLLTGNFVVFDDDARANAATLKKFGGSPIGNSRVKLTNSQNLVDRGLIKPGENALEVAAEQLRKDGVDVLHTIGGDDTNTTAADLAAYLHENDYELTVVGLPKTIDNDIVPIRQSLGAYTAAEQAAKFAQNVIGEHRSNPRMLIIHEVMGRACGYLTAQATQYYREWLNEQEWVPSAGLSKERWDVHGVYLPEITFDLDVEGSRLRKIMDEQGNVNIFLSEGAGVEEIIEEMLEDGIEVERDPFGHVKLDTINPGQWFANQFAKIIGAEKVMVQKSGYFSRSAASNAKDLELIESMVELAVKSAQEGVSGVIGHDEEDNDTLKAIDFTRIAGHKAFDVSQPWFHEIMDAIGQEWEPKPAK from the coding sequence ATGACTATCCGTCGCGTAGCAATTCTCACCGCAGGCGGTTTCGCACCATGCCTGTCTACCGCTGTTGGCGGTCTTATCGAGCACTACACCAAGGAGCTTCCGGAAGCCGAAATTATTGGCTACCAGTACGGTTACCACGGTTTGCTCACTGGCAACTTCGTTGTTTTTGACGACGACGCACGCGCCAACGCCGCAACCTTGAAGAAGTTCGGTGGCTCGCCAATTGGCAACTCACGTGTGAAGCTCACCAACTCGCAGAACCTCGTGGATCGCGGCCTGATTAAGCCAGGCGAAAACGCGCTGGAAGTCGCAGCAGAGCAGCTGCGCAAGGATGGCGTTGACGTTTTGCACACCATCGGTGGCGATGACACCAACACCACCGCTGCAGATCTCGCAGCATACCTCCACGAAAACGATTACGAACTCACCGTTGTTGGCTTGCCAAAGACCATCGATAATGACATCGTGCCAATCCGCCAATCGCTCGGTGCATACACCGCTGCGGAACAGGCTGCAAAGTTTGCACAGAACGTGATCGGCGAACACCGCTCCAACCCACGCATGCTTATCATTCACGAAGTCATGGGCCGCGCATGTGGCTACCTCACCGCACAGGCAACCCAGTACTATCGCGAATGGTTGAACGAACAGGAATGGGTTCCATCCGCAGGCCTGTCGAAGGAACGCTGGGATGTTCACGGCGTTTACTTGCCAGAAATCACGTTCGATCTGGATGTTGAAGGTTCCCGCCTTCGCAAGATCATGGACGAACAGGGCAACGTTAACATCTTCCTTTCTGAAGGCGCTGGTGTTGAGGAAATCATTGAAGAGATGCTTGAAGATGGCATCGAAGTTGAGCGTGATCCATTCGGCCACGTGAAGCTGGACACCATCAACCCAGGTCAGTGGTTTGCTAACCAGTTCGCCAAGATCATCGGCGCTGAGAAGGTTATGGTTCAAAAGTCCGGTTACTTCTCCCGTTCCGCAGCATCCAACGCAAAGGATCTGGAACTCATCGAATCGATGGTTGAACTGGCAGTCAAGTCTGCTCAGGAAGGCGTTTCCGGTGTTATCGGCCACGATGAAGAAGATAACGATACCTTGAAGGCTATCGATTTCACGCGCATCGCCGGCCACAAGGCATTCGACGTGTCCCAGCCATGGTTCCATGAGATCATGGATGCCATCGGCCAAGAATGGGAACCAAAGCCAGCTAAGTGA